The Raphanus sativus cultivar WK10039 unplaced genomic scaffold, ASM80110v3 Scaffold1654, whole genome shotgun sequence DNA segment ACTACAAGTGCTCCGTCTGTGGTAAATCTTTCCCGTCTTACCAAGCGTTAGGTGGACACAAAACCAGTCACCGTAAACCGGTTAGTAATAATAACGAAGACACTAATAACAGTGGTAACGGTAACGTTACTAATAACGGGAAAATTAGTAACTGTTTAATGGGTCAAAGTGGGAAGACTCATAAGTGTTCTATCTGTTTTAAGTCGTTTCCATCTGGTCAAGCGTTGGGCGGTCACAAACGGTGTCATTACGACGGTGGTAACGGCAACGGTAGTAACAATCACGGTTTTGACCTGAATTTACCGGCTGATCACGATGAAACACCTGTAAGAAGTCAACTCTCCGGCGAAGAATCAAATTCGGTTGcgtgattattattattttttaccgaTCAGCTAGCTAGTGATGAATCATTAGCTCAGATGCTGATGAGAGTCTGTAATGAAAATGATTGGAGTGGACTTtggattatttttaatttctttttacgtataggaaaagagaaaagaaaatcttCATGTAGTTATGCGTTTTTgggttttgtttatataaagtaaataaaGAGGTATACTATTTggatttgtattttgttttaataagagaAACTAGATTAATAAAACTTCTATTTCTTGgaaatttccttttttccaTTTACTACTTCCGCAAGCAAAGGAGCCCCACTTCTATGAATCTGACTGTCAGTGATCTGTTCCTTACGATTAACGACTTTGCTAAacaacttttaatatttaagtaaTTCCTAATTCGAAATAACATGTTTTGATTGGAGAAATTAGTATTAATTTTGGCAACGTTAGTATTAATTATTAAAGTAGTGATAGATCGGTTAGTAGTACCTAACCAAGCTAATCCTTAAGTGTCCTGTCGTCTTTGATTACTATTAtccgtttttttctttttctttgattacTATAGATTGGTTGGCACTCACACTtccctctttttcctttgtctTATAAATCTGTATTACTTATTTTCTGAGTGTCAAGAGTCTATTATTCATTATGAATTTATGATG contains these protein-coding regions:
- the LOC108852065 gene encoding zinc finger protein AZF1-like; protein product: MALDTLHSPTSTTAPPPFLTEPAENLESWTKRKRTKRHRIVDQSHPPSEEEYLALCLLMLARGSSSDDDHHSPPPPSDHHHRDYKCSVCGKSFPSYQALGGHKTSHRKPVSNNNEDTNNSGNGNVTNNGKISNCLMGQSGKTHKCSICFKSFPSGQALGGHKRCHYDGGNGNGSNNHGFDLNLPADHDETPVRSQLSGEESNSVA